In the genome of Caldisphaera lagunensis DSM 15908, the window AGAGTTTTCAGGACAGCACAAAAGAACTAGCATATTTATGGTTACCCGTATTAGAAGAAAAAGCCCCAGATATAGAAAGAGTTGCAATTGATATAGAAGTATATACCCCCCAAGGTAAATTCCCTAATGCTGATGAAGCTTATTATCCAATAATATCTATTTCTTTAGCAGATAATAAAAATAATAGACAGGTCTTGATTTTAAACAGATTTGGCTCAAAAATAAAAGGTAAATTACCTAATGCTGAAATTGAAATATTTGATACGGAAAAGGCTTTGATATTAGAGACGTTAAGAAGACTTAGCAAATACTCTGTTATTGTCACATTTAATGGAGATAACTTTGATATACCTTATATTTATAATAGACTTATAGAATTAGGAGTTGATCCTAGGGATATTCCAATAATTTTCCATCAAGATTATATAACTTTTCAAAATTCCCTTCATTTAGATTTGCACAAATTATTTGATATTAAGGCATTACAGACTTACGCATTTAGCAATAAATACAGAGAGAAAAGTTTAGATGCTGTTGCTGAATCTCTATTGGGATCGTCAAAGTTAAAATTAAGCGATAACATAAATGATATAAACATTGATGAGCTAGCAAGCTATAACTTGCAAGATGCCATATTAACAATATCATTAACAACATTTTCTAATAATTTGGTTTGGAATTTACTTATGTTAATAATGAGAATTAGCAAAATGGGGTTAGAAGAGGTTTCAAGAACCCAGGTATCTGCATGGATAAAAAGCACATTGTATTGGGAACATAGAAGAAGGAATTTATTGATACCTAATAAGGAAGACATATCAAAAGGTAATGATAAAACGAGGAGCACGGCTATCATAAAAGACAAGAAATATAGAGGGGCCATAGTATTGTCTCCTCCTCAAGGTGTTTATTTCAATGTATTAGTTTTAGACTTTGCAAGCCTATATCCAAGTATAATTAAAAACTGGAATTTAAGCTATGAAACAGTAAATATAAGGAACTGTAATGGAGAAACAATTCAAGTACCAGAGGTAGGGCATGTAATTTGTAAAGAAAGAAAAGGTATATCAAGTGAATTGGTAGGCCTTTTAAGGGATTTTAGAGTAAACATATATAAAAAGAAAAGCAAAGATAAAAAATTATCAAACCAAGAAAGAATGTGGTATGATACTGTACAGGCAGCAATGAAAGTCTATATAAATGCAAGCTATGGAGTCTTTGGGACAGAAACGTTTAGCCTTTATAGTTTGCCTGTCGCCGAAAGCGTTACTGCGATCGGTAGAAATATACTAAGAGATACACTCAATAAATCAAAGGAACTTAATCTTCACATATTATACGGCGATACTGATAGCTTATTCTTATGGGACCCACAAAAAGAGAAATTAGAAGAAATTATAAAATATGTTAAAGATAAATATGAATTAGATTTAGAAATAGATAAAAAATTTAAAATAGTTCTTTTCAGCGGACTAAAGAAAAATTATATAGGTATTGATGATTCGAATTCAGTAACAATAAAAGGACTTATAGCTAAGAAGAGCAATACTCCTGAATTTATAAAGCTAGAATTTCAAAATGCTATAAACATATTGCAAAAACTCAATAGTCCTGAAGAAGTTGAAAAAACTCTTAATCAACTTAAAGACCTAATACAAGAAATATATCAAAAACTAAGGAAGAAAGAGTATACATTAGATCAACTAGCTATAACAGTTATGTTAAGTAAAGATTTGAGGGAATATGAAAGGAACACACCCCAACATGTAAAGGCTGCATTATTAATGAAAAAAGAAGGTTTTAATATAGCTAAAGGTGACGTCATATCGTTTATTAAAACAAAAGATAAACTAAGCGTTAAACCAGTCAGGTTAGCCAAGCTATCTGAAGTAGATACATCAAAATATGTTGAATATATAAGATCGGCATTAGAGCAATTTTTGTTAGCATTTGGAGTTCAATGGGATGAATTAATAGGTATTAAAAAATTATTTTAAAGTAATCTAAGAAATAAATCTAATCTCCTCGTCTTAAAGAGCGAGGCCATTACCTCTTATATCATTTAAATACCTTTTCTAGTTATAATATAGAAGGTGAAAATGATGAGCTGGGAAAAAGAAGGCTATAAATTAATATACAAAAAATCAAATAAGGGAGATTTCATTTTATTAAAGGGTAACATTCAACAAGAAAGAGAAAGAGTCTTGCTTAAAATTGGAGGAAAGAATATTGAAAAGATTTTTAATGAAATTGAGAAGGTATTGAAAGAAAAGAAATTAATAGAAGAAGAAAGTTCATCTAATAATTCCATAAGGCTTAAGTTAAATCAAGATATTGGTCCAATAGTAGCAGGCTTCTTAATTTTGATAAGAAGGAGCAGAGAACCATTAGATTGGATTACCTATTTTGAACCACTAATACAAGGAGATAAGTATTTAGGTTCAAAGGAAGTTCTTTATCACATTTGGTTTTTAAGTGTAGACTTAAGTAATTCAATAAACAAAAAACTAAGCTTAAAATATCAACTAAACCCAAAGATACTAGATAGTGTAGGAGCTGCAACAAAAATCATAGCCAAAAAAATGTGGAAAATAGCATAAAAATTATGTGGATGATGACCGATTTCGGCCCGATTTGATGAAGAGCCGTGTGAGGGCTGACACTTTATTTTTTAATTGCAAATTTTATTAGAGTGCCAATTAATACTATTGCTAAGTTAATTCCTAAACCAATTATTCCTATGTATATTGGATGTCCCAATATTAAATACGTTGAAGAAGATAATGTCTTAAAGTGATTTGCCAATAAAACTAAATATATGGATGAGATCAGTGAAACAAACCATCCAACTATTAAAGAATATTTATCCAATTTATTTGTTAGCAAACCTATAAACACTGCTGGTAATGTTGTTAATATTATTATTCCCCCTAATAGCTGCAGTTGTATAGCATATGTCAATGGAGTCAAAAACACAAATGCTAATGCTATAAATTTGAATACAACTGAAGCCCACTTAGATATTTCAGTTTCTCCTTTAGGTGTTAAATCTTTCTTAAATGGCTTTATTATATTTCTAGTTAATAAATTAGCCTGGGCAATAGCCATAATTGCGGCAGGAACAAGACCTCCAACGAAAATACCCAACAAAATTATTGCTGCAAACCAATCTGGGAAAGCTGTTACCGCAATCGCTGGAACTGATGCTAAACCCGATAAGACCTTAGTTATGTTTAGCGCTGCTGGATCTGAATAAACTAGAATACCCATTAATGCAAGTATAGCTAAGCCTATTCCATATAATGGCAGTAAAGCAGTGCTTAACCTCAATTTAGATGCTGATTCTGCGCTTAAAGATCCATTTACTGCGTGCGGATAAAGATATAATGCCAATGCACTTCCAATAAATAAACTTACAAATGCCGATGCAAACAGAGGCTTTAAAGTTTCTAGACCTGTTGCGAACGTATGAATTTTTGCAGCATCAGCGAAAGCAGCTCCAAATCCTCCATACTTCAATGGGACAACAACTATTAAAGCAATTATAGAAATCCATATGAGAA includes:
- a CDS encoding sodium:solute symporter family protein, giving the protein MFGLVGWIVFWVLFAVFVFLGFFGSRWRRGDLSQLHEWALAGRKLGVILVWFLVGADLYTAYTFVAVPSLVYASGAVGFFAVPYVAITFAIAMLFMPILWEKSRQKGYITAADFAGDVFNSKTLAILIALTGIVAELPYIALQIDGMRAVLSVMLLGYSGGKLASEWALIISFIILAAFVYTSGLRGATLGAVFKDVLIWISIIALIVVVPLKYGGFGAAFADAAKIHTFATGLETLKPLFASAFVSLFIGSALALYLYPHAVNGSLSAESASKLRLSTALLPLYGIGLAILALMGILVYSDPAALNITKVLSGLASVPAIAVTAFPDWFAAIILLGIFVGGLVPAAIMAIAQANLLTRNIIKPFKKDLTPKGETEISKWASVVFKFIALAFVFLTPLTYAIQLQLLGGIIILTTLPAVFIGLLTNKLDKYSLIVGWFVSLISSIYLVLLANHFKTLSSSTYLILGHPIYIGIIGLGINLAIVLIGTLIKFAIKK
- a CDS encoding DNA-directed DNA polymerase I → MRALGSKKQTDINDFLNDLKKKIDTQEKKKEENITNKNNKNEVKKRFRDLTDYMFNDNPKEEKNETKTEIIEEKTSGTVLLQEIKVEEMIDKDKNKIINKEDKNYDIINKNSGEINSWWLNEEDKYYNSVSGYLLEVRYDGEIGKAVALIYDTNDKKIKKWIDKTGHKPYLLTDMRPDENSRQTLDLSKFKSFSNYAYVIKKNPLTNTDLRLTKIIMEDPLSVKNVRIALKEKGFNAWEADIKYFLNYIYDNQLIPGMPYEVNDRWVRKNVEIDKSMSELVEKSFQDSTKELAYLWLPVLEEKAPDIERVAIDIEVYTPQGKFPNADEAYYPIISISLADNKNNRQVLILNRFGSKIKGKLPNAEIEIFDTEKALILETLRRLSKYSVIVTFNGDNFDIPYIYNRLIELGVDPRDIPIIFHQDYITFQNSLHLDLHKLFDIKALQTYAFSNKYREKSLDAVAESLLGSSKLKLSDNINDINIDELASYNLQDAILTISLTTFSNNLVWNLLMLIMRISKMGLEEVSRTQVSAWIKSTLYWEHRRRNLLIPNKEDISKGNDKTRSTAIIKDKKYRGAIVLSPPQGVYFNVLVLDFASLYPSIIKNWNLSYETVNIRNCNGETIQVPEVGHVICKERKGISSELVGLLRDFRVNIYKKKSKDKKLSNQERMWYDTVQAAMKVYINASYGVFGTETFSLYSLPVAESVTAIGRNILRDTLNKSKELNLHILYGDTDSLFLWDPQKEKLEEIIKYVKDKYELDLEIDKKFKIVLFSGLKKNYIGIDDSNSVTIKGLIAKKSNTPEFIKLEFQNAINILQKLNSPEEVEKTLNQLKDLIQEIYQKLRKKEYTLDQLAITVMLSKDLREYERNTPQHVKAALLMKKEGFNIAKGDVISFIKTKDKLSVKPVRLAKLSEVDTSKYVEYIRSALEQFLLAFGVQWDELIGIKKLF